A window of the Theileria parva strain Muguga chromosome 2, complete sequence, whole genome shotgun sequence genome harbors these coding sequences:
- a CDS encoding putative integral membrane protein: MNNANDWYINAERDEEYGDRTHLLQQSRALDESLNNLAQSRSVLNDTNELGANVMSKLLNQRDSIIRTKQLISDTQNIQHETRDIITSIGRSEFYTRVLMYFTVVMLVLAIIFIIIYKILKK; the protein is encoded by the exons ATGAATAATGCTAATGATTGGTACATAAACGCCGAAAGAGATGAGGAATATGGAGATAGAACACATCTACTCCAGCAGTCCAGAGCCCTTGACGAATcgttaaataatttagcACAGTCAAGAAG TGTTTTAAACGATACAAATGAACTCGGCGCAAATGTAATGTCCAAGTTACTCAACCAAAGAGATAGTATTATAAGAACAAAACAACTG ATAAGCGACACCCAAAATATACAACATGAAACCAGAGATATTATTACATCTATCGGAAGATCGGAGTTCTATACCCGAGTTCTCATGTACTTCACCGTAGTGATGCTAGTTTTGGcaataattttcattataatttataaaatacttaagAAATAA
- the POLD2 gene encoding DNA polymerase alpha/epsilon subunit B family protein has product MGQERIPCEFDESYSERFVTAGEGYKSQYYLRSMSKLQSMKKLLLETIKTKWSNLKISESDPEAYKLVESINYVKGKCVVIGTVFKQMKYHPTPLDEYIQKFDIKVEEKSEYTDDEDYLFLEDHTQRLILVGNCINPHKFVSGLVIAVRGYMNDENKFVTEDYTLPEIPDSLTLYNIKQEEEKFIALISGLEMSGNELNYKSLLLLQNFLLGESNSEYNKRLVRLVVAGNGIGRCDTESLKKSDLFYAQLASTINVDLMPGSLDPTNSNLPQQVINPILMENSRRYGTFRSTTNPYFFSIDGVRFLGLSGQTVEDICKFSRLSEIDALKLVASSRCIAPTGTDSLPIHSELDVFNLTEDSEYPHVFFTGNCKEFEVGDFGTSGSTKLPKLVCVPSFKRDPTLVLISLRTLEVTPLKLT; this is encoded by the exons ATGGGACAGGAAAGAATCCCCTGTGAATTTGACGAATCCTACTCGGAAAGGTTCGTTACGGCCGGAGAAGGATACAAGAGTCAGTATTACCTTAGAAGCATGTCGAAGCTCCAATCcatgaaaaaattattgcTTGAAACCATAAAAACAAAATGGTCAAACCTAAAAATTAGTGAATCTGATCCGGAAGCCTATAAATTAGTGGAATCCATCAACTATGTTAAG GGCAAGTGTGTAGTAATAGGGACGGTTTTTAAGCAAATGAAGTATCATCCGACACCCTTGGATGAATATATACAAAAGTTTGATATTAAG GTTGAGGAAAAATCAGAATATACAGATGATGAGGATTACTTATTCCTGGAAGACCATACTCAGCGTTTAATTCTTGTAGGAAATTGCATAAACCCTCACAAATTCGTATCCGGActg GTAATTGCAGTTAGAGGATACATGAATGATGAGAATAAATTCGTTACTGAGGATTACACACTCCCAGAAATTCCAGATTCATTGACCCTTTACAACATAAAGCAGGAAGAGGAGAAGTTTATCGCACTTATAAGCG GGCTTGAAATGAGCGGAAATGAGCTAAATTACAAGAGTTTGTTACTGTTGCAGAACTTTTTACTTGGAGAAAg tAATAGTGAATACAACAAAAGACTAGTAAGACTAGTAGTGGCAGGGAATGGAATTGGGAGATGTGATACTGA gTCTTTGAAAAAATCTGACCTGTTCTACGCACAATTGGCATCTACAATTAACGTCGATCTTATGCCAG GGTCACTGGATCCAACCAACAGTAACCTGCCTCAGCAAGTAATTAATCCGATTCTGATGGAAAATAGCAGAAGATATGGTACTTTCAGGTCCACAACTAACCCCTACTTCTTCTCAATTGACGGA gtTAGATTTCTAGGTTTATCAGGCCAAACAGTGGAAGATATCTGTAAATTCAGCAGACTTTCAGAAattg ATGCACTGAAGCTAGTTGCAAGTTCAAGGTGCATTGCTCCTACAGGAACTGATAGCCTTCC GATACACTCTGAGTTGGATGTGTTCAACCTTACAGAAGATTCCGAGTATCCACATGTTTTTTTTACGGGAAACTGTAAAGAGTTTGAAGTAGGAGATTTTGGAACCTCAGGATCCACAAAACTGCCAAAATTAGTCTGCGTGCCTTCCTTTAAGAGGGATCCCACGCTGGTGCTCATTTCTCTGAGGACCTTGGAAGTTACAcccttaaaattaacataa
- the TYW5 gene encoding Cupin-like domain protein, whose translation MKEVASISRNSDFRGLIKDSTPFKISGYTSDDLGSCLEEWKPDRLKSILSDRRVSVHVSTDPNLNFVSKNFKYEYMTFSEMFCRIQESQKCLNGDREYLYYRSLGERPRKDPSNLSSVHPYLEETFKIPPEITQILNGSSTHIHSTVFRISQPGVELWTHYDAMDNFLFQIHGSKLVILFPPSTLHKLSITDTSSPYRNICKLDMECANSELLSAYKVAYKTVLNPGDVLFIPAAWSHGVHSLFPEDDSEDIKTCISVNLFFSDGQVEYSSKNVYGNEDPAPMKRACDLLQKDFLNLSLQLPVHLQKAFWSKVASISLQFLNNL comes from the exons ATGAAGGAAGTTGCTTCCATATCCAGGAATTCAGATTTTAGGGGTTTAATTAAGGATTCCACTCCTTTTAAAATCTCAG GATATACTTCTGATGATTTGGGTTCATGTCTTGAAGAATGGAAACCAGACCGTTTGAAGTCCATTCTGAGCGACAGAAGAGTTTCAGTTCATGTTTCAACTGACCCAAACCTGAATTTTGTCtctaaaaatttcaaatatgAGTACATGACCTTTTCAGAGATGTTTTGTCGGATTCAAGAATCTCAAAAGTGTTTAAATGGAGACCGAGAGTATCTATATTACAGATCATTGGGTGAAAGACCGAGAAAGGACCCATCAAACCTTTCTTCAGTTCATCCTTATTTGGAAGAGACTTTCAAGATACCACCTGAAATCACACAAATCCTCAATGGCTCTTCAACGCATATCCACTCGACAGTTTTTAGGATATCGCAGCCTGGAGTAGAACTCTGGACCCATTACGATGCCATGGac aacTTTCTGTTCCAAATTCATGGCAGTAAACTTGTTATTTTGTTCCCTCCATCTACTTTACATAAGTTGTCAATAACGGACACCTCTTCACCTTACAGG AATATTTGTAAACTCGATATGGAATGTGCAAATTCTGAGCTTCTATCTGCCTATAAGGTTGCTTACAAAACAGTTTTGAACCCGGGGGACGTTTTGTTCATACCTGCAGCATGGTCTCATGGTGTACACTCGCTATTTCCAGAAG ATGATTCTGAGGATATTAAAACGTGTATTTCAGTAAACTTGTTCTTCTCTGACGGTCAAGTTGAGTACTCAAGTAAAAACGTATATGGTAATGAGGATCCAGCACCCATGAAGAGAGCCTGTGACTTACTCCAAAAGGATTTTTTAAACCTTTCGCTTCAGTTACCAGTTCATCTACAGAAAGCCTTCTGGAGTAAAGTCGCCTCAATTTCActtcaatttttaaataacctgtaa